The Acidithiobacillus thiooxidans ATCC 19377 DNA window ACAGCCTGCGCTGATCCGTTAAGTTTGCAGAACGCGCAAACCATTGCCTTGCGTCAGAACCCGGGGCTCGGCGCACTGACCCAAAAAATTGTAGAACTAAAACATCAGGCCGTATCCGTAGCCCAGTTGCCTGATCCGCATCTGTCTCTGGGTGCTGAAAATTTACCCCTCAACAGTTTCTCCATGAACCAGCAGCAGATGAGTATGCTGAGTGTGGGGTTGAGTCAGACTTTTCCCTCTTTCGGTAAACTGGGGCTGGAAGGCCGGCAAACGCGCGTGGAAGCTGCAGCAGCCACTGACACCCTGCAAGGCCAGTCCGCCGAATTGGTGTTGTTGTTACGCCGCGCCTGGCTGCAAGCGCTCTATACCGACAAAGCCATAATGACGGTCCGGCATCAGGAACAGTTGCAAGCCGAGAGCGTGCGGGCCGCACTAGCGCTCTATCGATCCGCACGGGGATCGGAGGCCAATGTCCTCCGGGCCCAACTGGCACGAGACGATCTAGCGAATGACATCAGCAAATTACAAGCCGAACGAACGCACTATCTTGCACAAATTGCCCAGATCCTGAATCTATCGCAGCCACCTTCCATACAAAACCGATGGCCGCATCTCCCGTCGCCCAAAACCTTGCGAACCGCAGAAACCCGTCTTTTGGGGCAGCCTCTCTTGCGCTCTGCACAGGCGCAATCGCGCGCTGCGCAAATCGGGGTACAAGTCGCTCAACGGAGCTATTGGCCCAATGTTACCGTCAGTGCTGCCTATGGTCAGGATTTCTATCCGGGCAGTCCGAACTGGTTGTCTGTGGGCGTCAACCTGAGCCTGCCCATCTTTCCGGAAGACCGGCAGGATCAGAATGTGGACGCCGCCCGAGCGCGGGCGCTGCAGGCCCAATATCGTTTTGACGACCAGCATTTAGCGCTGATCCAGCAGCTGCGCAGCACATTCGCCCGTTATACTGCGCTGAAAAAAGAATGGACACGGACCGATGAGCGTCTAGTGCCCAGGGCACAGCAGGCATTTTCAGCGACACTCGCTGCTTACACCTCGGGACAGGCCCACATGGATGCAGTGTTGCGCACCCAAAATGCGGTATTGCGCTATGCGCTGACCCGTCTGCAGTACCGCCGTGATCTCGCTCTGAGCGTCGCGGAGCTGGATTTCCTCACCACGCAAGGGAGGACAACGTCATGAAATTCCGTCAATGGACCCTCCCTGTGGGTCTCCTTGCGCTGGGTGTAGCCTTGGGTGCCGGCGGGGCTTGGTGGTTACGAACGCCCAGTGCCGTGCCGAATCTCACCAAAAGCCAACGGCCTTCCCCGAACAACAGCACCGACCAGCGCCATATTCTCTATTGGGCTTCCCCCATGAATCCCAAGATTCATTCGAATCACCCGATGAAAGACAACATGGGCATGGCCTATATCCCGGTCTACGCTCCCGGTACCAATGCACAAAAGCCCTCGGGATTGCATATCAATTCACAGATGGCGCAAAACCTGGGGGTCCGTCTTGTGCAGGTTCAGGAACGGCAGATGGGTCATACCATTCACACCGTAGGAACCGTGGCCGTAGACGAAAACCGGGTATATTCAGTGAACCCGCGCTTCTCCGGTTGGGTGGAACAGTTGCGTGTCAGGGCGGTGGGGGACACGGTGCAACGCGGTCAGGTGCTTGCCGAGATTTATTCTCCGGCATTATACAGTGCCCAGCAGGAGTATCTCATTGCGCGGCGCCAACAGGGACGAACGGCAGATCCCGCCCTGCTGGCGGCTGCTCGGACGAAATTGCAATTACTCGGGATGTCCAGAAACGAGATTACTGCACTCGCCCTGCACGGTCATGCTGAGCGGGATGTCGCATTAAGGGCGCCGGCTTCTGGCGTCATCGAGAAGCTCAACGTGCATCAGGGCAGCTATATCGCACCGCAGACCGAACTTTATCAAATTGCCAATCTCGACCGGGTTTGGGTGAACGTGGCGCTCTACACCTATCAGTTACCCTGGATACAGACGGGTGACTCTGCCCGCCTGCATTTACCTGCTTACCCGGAGGAGCGCTGGAAAGGGTCTTTGAGCTTCCTGTATCCGACGCTGAATGCCCAAAACCGGACGGTTACAGCACGCCTGAGCGTTCCCAATCCGGAGGGGAAGCTCCGCCCCGGCACCTACGCGGATGCCACTATTTTAGCCCGCCCTGAGAAGTCGCTGGCCGTACCAAGCAGCGCCGTACTGCATAGCTCTCAGGGCGATTTCGTGATGCTCGGCGAGGGTCATGGGCATTTCCTACCGGTACAAGTCCGCTTAGGGCCAGCGTACCGGGGATGGGTAGCTATCCCAAAGGGCCTCCGACCAGGCGATCGGGTTGTGGAAAGTGCGCAGTTCCTGCTCTATTCCGAATCTCAATTCCAATCCGTACGGGCGCGCATGTTGGGCGCTAATACTGCCCGAGTGGATTCTGCGTCGCCCGTTGTGGCAAAGAACCGGTCAACGCCTGTATCGAAAAAACCCAAAAAATCTACTCCAGCGTCCATGACCAACATGAATATGGGAGGCAAAAGCCATGATTAAGGCCGTGATGCGTTGGTGTCTCAACAACCCATTGTTGGTGGTCATTGCCAGCTTGGTCGTGATCGTTGCAGGCGTCCTCTCCATCCTGAGCATTCCACTGGAAGCGCTTCCTGATATTTCGCCGACCCAGGTCATTGTCAAAACCTCTTATCCGGGACAGGCTCCACAAATCATTCAGGATCAAATCACCTATCCCCTCGAAACGACTTTGCAGGAAGTGCCCGGTACCAAAGCCGTACGTGGCTATTCCATGTTCGGGGATTCCTATGTTTACGTGCTGTTCAAAGGGGGGACCCCGATTTATCAGGCACGGAATCTGGTCCTGCAATATCTCAACCAGGCCCAGGGTCAGTTACCAGCCGGGGTAACCCCAGCTCTGGGGCCGAATAGCTCGGGGGTGGATTGGATTTATGAATATGCCCTCACTGATCCCGGTGGTTCACTGAACCTTGCACAACTTACTACCTTGCAAAACTGGTTTCTGAAATTTGCCTTGCAAGGTATTCCCGGTGTGGCCCAGGTCGCGACGGTGGGCGGGATGGAGCAGGAGTATCAGGTGGTTGTCTTCCCTAATCGTCTGCTGGCCTACAACCTCACCCTGCCACAGGTCGAAGCGGCTATTCGTGCGGCCAATGGCGAAACCAGTGGTTCCGTTGTGGACATGGGAGAGTCGCGCTACATAGTGCGCACCTCCGGCTACATTCACTCATTGAAAGATTTACAACAGACCCCGCTTGGTGTGCGCGACGGCGTGCCCGTGACACTGCAGCAAGTGGCACGGGTACAATTAGGCCCGGTTCTACCCAGTGGTATTGCCGAACTGAATGGTCAGAGTCAAGTGGTCGGTGGCATTGTCATGATGAATCAGGGGGGAAACGCCAATGCCCTGATACAAAAGATTCAACAAAAACTTAAAAGCTTGCAGGCCTCGCTGCCGGCTGGAGTGAAGGTAGTGACCACTTACAGCCAGCGCCCCCTGATTCAACGCAGCATTCAGACGCTCAGTGGCAAACTGCTGGAAGAGTGTGTAGCCGTCCTGCTGGTGACTTTGCTGTTTTTATTACGGATCCGTTCGGCGCTGGTGGTCCTGATTGCATTGCCGATCGGTATACTTGGCGCTTTTATCGTGATGTATGCTCTCGATATACCGGCGAATATCATGTCTCTTGGGGGAATCGCCATTGCGATTGGCATTATGGTCGATGCGCCCGTGGTAATGATCGAGAACATGCATAAACATATGGAGAAAGGAGAAGCCCTCAATCCTTGGCAGACTGCCGGGATAGCGGCGATGGAAGTTGGCCCCGCGCTGTTTTTTTCCTTACTGATTATCGCGGTTTCCTTTCTGCCCATCTTTGCGCTGAGTGGACAGGAAGGTAAATTGTTTGCGCCGCTCGCTTTTACCAAAACCTTTGCAATTGCCGCCGCCGCCATTCTCGCTATCACACTGGTGCCCGTCCTGATGGCCTGGTTTATTCGGGGGAAGATTCCCGTTGAACGAAAGAATCCTTTAAACCGGGTGTTGGCGAGGTGGTATCGTCCTGTCATACACGGCGTATTGCAAGCCCCTTGGATGGTCGTTATCGGGGCCGTACTGGTGGCTGCGACGCTCGTTTATCCCTGGCAAAGACTGGGTACCCAGCTCATGCCGCCCCTGGATGAAGGGACGCTGCTGTATATGCCCGTTGCCCAGAATCCTGCCATTTCTTACGGTGAATCTGCGGCGCTTTTGCAGTTGACGGATCGCATTATCAAAACCTTTCCAGAAGTGAAAACCGTTTTTGGAGAAGCGGGACGGGCGCAGACCGCCACCGATCAGTCACCCATTTCCATGTTTGATACCGTGGTCACCCTTAAACAGCCCGATCATTGGCCCGCTCACATCAGCATGAACAAACTGCGTGACCAGCTGAATCAGGCCTTGCAGATTCCCGGTCTGAGTAATAACTGGACACAACCCATCAAGGGGCGGGTGGACATGTTGACGACCGGACTGCAAACCCCTCTCGGCCTCAAGATTACGGGACAGAATTTGGCCACCTTGAGTCTTCTGGGGCAGAAAGTCCAAGCAGTGCTCCAAAAAGTGTCCGGTACCCAGACCGCATATGCCGCCAGAGTAACCGGCGGCCGTTATATCGTCGTCCATACGGATCGGGCCGCCGCCGCCCGCTATGGCATTTCAGTGGCCGACGTGAACCGGCTGGTGGAAACGGCTATCGGCGGTAAAGTTCTGACTACGGCCGTAGAGGGTGTGCAACGTTTTCCGGTGGATTTGCGCTATCCTCGCGATCGTCGGCAATCACTTTCAGCGCTGATGGACAGTCGTGTGACAGCGCCCAATGGTGCGCAGATTCCCCTCGCACAGTTGGCGCAGGTAGACATGGTCAATGGGCCAGCCATGCTCACCAGTGATGATAGCCAACTGAACAGTTGGGTCACCATTGATCTGAAACCGGGGACGAGTATTGGCACTTATGTGGCCAGGGCGAAACGGATGCTCGCGCATCAGGTCCATCTGCCACCGGGATATACCATAAACTGGGTCGGCGAATATCAGAGTATGCATCGCGCCAATCAGCGTTTGCAGATTGTCGTGCCGATGGTTTTGTTACTGATTGCCTTACTGCTCTATCTCAATTTTCGTAATGTGGTCGAGGTGGCTATTGTCCTGGTCACTTTACCATTCTCTCTGGTAGGTGGCCTCTGGCTGGTTTATGTACTTCATTACAAGCTCTCGGTAGCGGTGGTCGTGGGCTTCATCGCTCTCGCCGGTGTGGCCGTCGAATTTGGGGTAGTCATGCTCCTTTATCTGGACCAGGCTCTGCAGCATCGGCGGGCCCGCGATGCCTTGCAAAACTGGCACGATCTGCAGCTGGCGATTATGGAGGGGAGTATGCTTCGCCTGCGTCCGCTGGTCATGACGTTTACCTTGGTCGTTGTGGGACTGCTGCCCATCATGCTCAGCGAGGGCACAGGCGCTGATATGATGAAACGGATTGCAGCACCTATTATCGGCGGCATGTTGAGCGCAACGCTGCTAGCCTTGCTCGTTATCCCTGCTCTATATGCCTTATGGCAACGGCGTCGTCTAAGATTGCGGTAATACTCAGAAAAGGAGAAATGTCATGGACAGAAGACAGTTGTTGAAGTCGATATTGTCGGCACTGGCTATAGCAGGTTATGTA harbors:
- a CDS encoding TolC family protein, translated to MDVNLFERLLAKNRIRLLAGIVLCCSTTTACADPLSLQNAQTIALRQNPGLGALTQKIVELKHQAVSVAQLPDPHLSLGAENLPLNSFSMNQQQMSMLSVGLSQTFPSFGKLGLEGRQTRVEAAAATDTLQGQSAELVLLLRRAWLQALYTDKAIMTVRHQEQLQAESVRAALALYRSARGSEANVLRAQLARDDLANDISKLQAERTHYLAQIAQILNLSQPPSIQNRWPHLPSPKTLRTAETRLLGQPLLRSAQAQSRAAQIGVQVAQRSYWPNVTVSAAYGQDFYPGSPNWLSVGVNLSLPIFPEDRQDQNVDAARARALQAQYRFDDQHLALIQQLRSTFARYTALKKEWTRTDERLVPRAQQAFSATLAAYTSGQAHMDAVLRTQNAVLRYALTRLQYRRDLALSVAELDFLTTQGRTTS
- a CDS encoding efflux RND transporter periplasmic adaptor subunit gives rise to the protein MKFRQWTLPVGLLALGVALGAGGAWWLRTPSAVPNLTKSQRPSPNNSTDQRHILYWASPMNPKIHSNHPMKDNMGMAYIPVYAPGTNAQKPSGLHINSQMAQNLGVRLVQVQERQMGHTIHTVGTVAVDENRVYSVNPRFSGWVEQLRVRAVGDTVQRGQVLAEIYSPALYSAQQEYLIARRQQGRTADPALLAAARTKLQLLGMSRNEITALALHGHAERDVALRAPASGVIEKLNVHQGSYIAPQTELYQIANLDRVWVNVALYTYQLPWIQTGDSARLHLPAYPEERWKGSLSFLYPTLNAQNRTVTARLSVPNPEGKLRPGTYADATILARPEKSLAVPSSAVLHSSQGDFVMLGEGHGHFLPVQVRLGPAYRGWVAIPKGLRPGDRVVESAQFLLYSESQFQSVRARMLGANTARVDSASPVVAKNRSTPVSKKPKKSTPASMTNMNMGGKSHD
- a CDS encoding efflux RND transporter permease subunit, whose translation is MIKAVMRWCLNNPLLVVIASLVVIVAGVLSILSIPLEALPDISPTQVIVKTSYPGQAPQIIQDQITYPLETTLQEVPGTKAVRGYSMFGDSYVYVLFKGGTPIYQARNLVLQYLNQAQGQLPAGVTPALGPNSSGVDWIYEYALTDPGGSLNLAQLTTLQNWFLKFALQGIPGVAQVATVGGMEQEYQVVVFPNRLLAYNLTLPQVEAAIRAANGETSGSVVDMGESRYIVRTSGYIHSLKDLQQTPLGVRDGVPVTLQQVARVQLGPVLPSGIAELNGQSQVVGGIVMMNQGGNANALIQKIQQKLKSLQASLPAGVKVVTTYSQRPLIQRSIQTLSGKLLEECVAVLLVTLLFLLRIRSALVVLIALPIGILGAFIVMYALDIPANIMSLGGIAIAIGIMVDAPVVMIENMHKHMEKGEALNPWQTAGIAAMEVGPALFFSLLIIAVSFLPIFALSGQEGKLFAPLAFTKTFAIAAAAILAITLVPVLMAWFIRGKIPVERKNPLNRVLARWYRPVIHGVLQAPWMVVIGAVLVAATLVYPWQRLGTQLMPPLDEGTLLYMPVAQNPAISYGESAALLQLTDRIIKTFPEVKTVFGEAGRAQTATDQSPISMFDTVVTLKQPDHWPAHISMNKLRDQLNQALQIPGLSNNWTQPIKGRVDMLTTGLQTPLGLKITGQNLATLSLLGQKVQAVLQKVSGTQTAYAARVTGGRYIVVHTDRAAAARYGISVADVNRLVETAIGGKVLTTAVEGVQRFPVDLRYPRDRRQSLSALMDSRVTAPNGAQIPLAQLAQVDMVNGPAMLTSDDSQLNSWVTIDLKPGTSIGTYVARAKRMLAHQVHLPPGYTINWVGEYQSMHRANQRLQIVVPMVLLLIALLLYLNFRNVVEVAIVLVTLPFSLVGGLWLVYVLHYKLSVAVVVGFIALAGVAVEFGVVMLLYLDQALQHRRARDALQNWHDLQLAIMEGSMLRLRPLVMTFTLVVVGLLPIMLSEGTGADMMKRIAAPIIGGMLSATLLALLVIPALYALWQRRRLRLR